A region of Curvibacter sp. AEP1-3 DNA encodes the following proteins:
- a CDS encoding AAA family ATPase has translation MKIAILGAESTGKSTLCHALAASMREAGSDVVVVDEYLREWCATMMRTPQPHEQAVIARTQTQRIDALQSATVIADTTALMTAIYSDILFQDPGLYPFGIEDLRSFHHVLVTATDLPWVADSFFRDSPHGQQAIHLRLQAVLRDHGIAYSMVYGSGGQRTRAALALIMPSQFSSNADSETYNRWMARCEKCSDARCEHSLFRELTVR, from the coding sequence AACTGGCAAGAGCACCCTGTGCCACGCGTTGGCGGCAAGCATGCGTGAAGCAGGCAGCGATGTCGTCGTCGTTGATGAGTATTTGCGGGAGTGGTGTGCCACCATGATGCGCACGCCTCAGCCTCACGAGCAGGCAGTCATTGCGCGGACGCAAACTCAGCGCATTGATGCTTTGCAAAGTGCCACGGTGATTGCCGACACCACCGCACTCATGACTGCCATTTACAGCGACATACTCTTTCAAGACCCCGGCCTCTACCCCTTCGGCATTGAGGATCTACGGAGCTTTCATCACGTATTGGTGACCGCTACGGACCTACCATGGGTCGCGGACAGCTTTTTTCGAGACAGCCCTCACGGGCAACAAGCCATCCATCTGAGGCTGCAGGCAGTGCTCAGGGACCATGGAATAGCTTACTCAATGGTCTATGGGAGCGGCGGACAGCGCACCCGGGCGGCACTTGCTTTGATCATGCCATCACAATTCAGCTCTAACGCGGATTCAGAGACCTACAACCGCTGGATGGCCCGATGTGAAAAATGCTCGGACGCCCGTTGCGAGCACAGCCTTTTCCGCGAGCTCACAGTCCGTTAG
- the hslO gene encoding Hsp33 family molecular chaperone HslO, with translation MSELHKFLFDGLPVRGAIVRLTDSWQEILRRRASNSEHGPYPAEVQSLLGEITAAAALMQSNIKFDGALVLQIFGDGPVKLAVTEVQPDFSLRSTATVVGEVPNGTPLSQMVNATNKGRCAITLDPKTKFPGQQPYQGVVPLFDDAGAPLERISEVLEHYMLQSEQLDTTLVLAADDKVAAGLLIQRLPLEGAGNLAGSMVSRENEDQIGLNEHYNRIAILAKSLKAEELLQLDVDTVLRRLYWEEPLTRFEPLMGETGPKFQCNCSRERVGKMIVSLGREEAESILTERSDIEVGCEFCGVQYRFDPVDAAQLFTDAVLLQQGNSGTH, from the coding sequence ATGTCAGAGTTGCACAAGTTTTTGTTCGATGGGTTGCCGGTGCGTGGTGCGATTGTCCGCTTGACGGATTCCTGGCAGGAAATTTTGCGCCGACGTGCATCTAATTCCGAGCATGGTCCCTACCCGGCAGAGGTTCAGTCTCTCCTAGGTGAAATTACAGCCGCAGCAGCTTTGATGCAATCGAATATCAAGTTCGATGGTGCATTGGTGCTACAGATTTTTGGCGATGGACCGGTCAAGTTGGCGGTCACCGAAGTGCAGCCTGATTTCAGTCTCCGGTCTACTGCCACGGTGGTGGGCGAAGTGCCGAATGGCACCCCCTTGAGCCAGATGGTAAACGCCACCAACAAGGGCCGATGTGCGATTACGCTGGACCCCAAGACGAAGTTCCCGGGGCAACAACCCTATCAAGGTGTAGTTCCCTTGTTTGACGACGCAGGTGCTCCTTTGGAGCGTATCAGTGAGGTTCTGGAGCATTACATGCTTCAGAGTGAGCAGTTGGACACTACATTGGTGCTGGCGGCCGACGACAAAGTAGCAGCTGGATTGCTGATTCAGCGCCTTCCCTTGGAGGGGGCGGGGAACCTGGCGGGTAGCATGGTTTCGCGAGAAAACGAAGACCAGATTGGTCTGAATGAGCACTACAACCGCATCGCCATACTGGCCAAAAGTCTGAAAGCCGAAGAGCTATTGCAGCTCGACGTGGATACCGTGCTGCGCCGCTTGTACTGGGAAGAGCCGTTAACCCGTTTCGAACCACTCATGGGCGAGACAGGGCCGAAATTTCAATGCAACTGCAGCCGCGAGCGTGTTGGAAAAATGATCGTCAGCCTAGGTCGAGAAGAGGCCGAGAGCATTCTGACGGAACGCAGCGACATTGAAGTGGGATGCGAATTTTGTGGCGTGCAGTACCGGTTTGACCCTGTAGATGCAGCCCAGTTGTTTACGGACGCGGTCCTGCTGCAACAGGGCAATTCAGGGACGCACTAA
- a CDS encoding gamma carbonic anhydrase family protein yields the protein MAVFELDGVAPKLDVGAWVADSAEVMGAVEIGTDASIWFGAVVRGDTETIRIGAGTNIQDASVLHADIGKPLTIGENVTVGHQVMLHGCTIGDGSLIGIGAIVLNGARIGKGCLVGAGALVTEGKEFPDGSMIIGSPAKAVRELTEEQKQGLLASARHYVANAHRFRSGLKKIA from the coding sequence ATGGCAGTGTTTGAATTGGATGGTGTGGCTCCTAAATTGGATGTGGGGGCTTGGGTAGCTGATAGCGCTGAAGTGATGGGCGCTGTTGAAATCGGCACAGATGCCAGCATATGGTTTGGAGCAGTCGTTCGTGGCGATACCGAGACCATCCGGATCGGAGCCGGTACCAATATCCAAGACGCGAGTGTGTTGCATGCGGATATCGGCAAGCCGTTGACGATTGGCGAGAACGTGACGGTGGGGCATCAGGTCATGCTCCATGGATGCACCATTGGTGATGGTTCCTTGATTGGAATCGGTGCCATCGTCCTGAATGGCGCACGTATCGGCAAGGGGTGCCTGGTCGGTGCCGGCGCGCTGGTGACCGAGGGCAAGGAGTTTCCGGATGGCAGCATGATCATCGGCAGCCCGGCCAAAGCGGTGCGGGAGTTGACCGAGGAACAGAAGCAAGGCTTGCTTGCCAGTGCGCGTCACTATGTGGCCAACGCTCATCGATTCAGGTCAGGCCTCAAAAAGATCGCCTAA
- a CDS encoding ferritin-like domain-containing protein, with the protein MELRERALSAFKTSSPRSKVEATLAIGPLLKEGKLDCERLLFHDAGPGRPDLPILVEPKEVPRRSPFTAAGHAALMHSIAHIEFNAIDLALDCVWRYAGMPEAFYRDWLLVATEEAKHFMLLEEHLSTQGYRYGDFPAHTGLWTMCANTADDIVARMALVPRTMEARGLDATPLIQAKLTKVGSPAALEAQAILQVILTEEVGHVAAGNRWYHWLCARHELDPAAFYALAAIQYAAPRPKPPFNYAARLAAGFSPQELEKLDSDAGLKEIAAHST; encoded by the coding sequence ATGGAACTCCGAGAACGGGCTTTGTCAGCCTTCAAGACCTCATCACCCCGCAGCAAGGTGGAGGCAACTTTGGCCATTGGACCTTTGTTGAAAGAGGGAAAGCTCGACTGCGAACGGCTTCTTTTTCATGATGCCGGCCCGGGCCGGCCTGACCTGCCTATCTTGGTTGAGCCTAAAGAGGTGCCCCGGCGCTCCCCTTTTACTGCTGCAGGTCACGCTGCCTTGATGCACTCCATCGCCCATATTGAGTTCAACGCCATTGATCTGGCACTGGATTGCGTGTGGCGCTACGCCGGAATGCCTGAAGCTTTCTACAGGGACTGGCTGTTGGTTGCCACTGAAGAAGCCAAGCACTTCATGCTGCTCGAGGAACACCTGAGTACACAAGGCTATCGCTACGGCGACTTTCCTGCCCACACAGGGCTGTGGACGATGTGCGCCAACACAGCTGACGATATCGTTGCCCGCATGGCCTTGGTGCCTCGAACCATGGAAGCGCGCGGGCTGGATGCAACACCCCTGATTCAAGCCAAGCTCACCAAAGTTGGCAGTCCAGCAGCATTGGAGGCTCAAGCGATCCTGCAAGTCATCCTCACCGAGGAAGTGGGACATGTCGCCGCAGGGAATCGCTGGTACCACTGGCTGTGTGCCCGGCATGAGTTAGACCCTGCTGCGTTTTATGCCTTGGCCGCGATTCAATACGCGGCTCCCCGGCCCAAGCCGCCCTTTAACTACGCCGCCAGACTGGCTGCCGGCTTCAGCCCCCAAGAGTTGGAGAAGCTGGATTCTGACGCTGGTCTCAAGGAGATTGCCGCCCATTCAACCTAG
- a CDS encoding EAL and HDOD domain-containing protein produces the protein MSTDHPQTPEPTSSAISMARQAIVNDSGSIMGYELFDRSVKADAHTASSDAQMLFNLLSLAEGETLIGKTLLFVNCTHDSLAGGHLDLVAPEHVVLEIPSLPASQVELIALRLPTLQAIHARGFKLAFDYSVLTRSYEDWLPFASYIKFDVSILKPPSLASFVQLAQVKTKAKLIAEKVETEIQYKQLKDLGVGLFQGYWFAQPTIIEGQTLRPSQAAILQLINLVRKQASTAEIEEVLKRDPTLSFNLLRFINSAGFGLRTEVTSFKHAVMLLGLKKLFKWAALLMTTSTGGGVAPAVGTTAVVRGRLMELLAAEALPPEECDHAFVIGVFSLLDSLLGMPMPAALANLSLPNSVTHALLYQTGPLADYLKLTLACENGDDEAFAKAAQALQLTEKQINWAHLQALAWAETLGQE, from the coding sequence ATGTCCACCGATCACCCACAAACTCCGGAACCCACCTCGTCCGCTATCTCGATGGCCCGGCAAGCCATCGTCAATGACTCGGGCTCCATCATGGGGTATGAGCTATTTGACCGAAGTGTCAAAGCTGACGCACACACCGCCTCCTCCGATGCGCAGATGCTCTTCAATTTGCTGTCGTTGGCCGAAGGGGAGACGCTGATCGGCAAAACGCTGCTGTTCGTCAATTGCACGCACGATAGCCTTGCAGGGGGCCACTTGGACCTCGTGGCGCCGGAACATGTAGTGCTGGAAATTCCTTCCTTGCCCGCCTCGCAAGTGGAGCTGATCGCCTTGCGTCTTCCCACCTTGCAAGCCATCCATGCACGGGGCTTCAAGCTGGCGTTCGACTATTCGGTGTTGACCCGCTCGTACGAAGACTGGTTGCCTTTCGCTTCCTATATCAAGTTTGATGTCAGCATTCTCAAGCCACCTTCACTGGCGTCTTTTGTTCAACTTGCGCAAGTCAAGACCAAAGCCAAGTTGATTGCAGAGAAAGTTGAAACTGAAATCCAGTACAAGCAACTCAAGGACTTGGGTGTAGGCCTGTTTCAGGGTTACTGGTTCGCACAACCAACCATCATCGAAGGCCAAACACTGCGCCCCAGCCAGGCCGCCATCCTCCAGCTCATCAATCTCGTTCGCAAGCAAGCCAGTACAGCAGAGATTGAAGAAGTCCTCAAGCGAGATCCGACCCTGTCCTTCAACCTGTTGAGATTCATCAATTCAGCGGGATTCGGCTTGCGGACCGAAGTCACATCCTTCAAACACGCGGTGATGCTGCTGGGGCTCAAAAAGCTCTTCAAATGGGCGGCTCTGTTGATGACGACCTCGACTGGTGGCGGCGTGGCACCGGCGGTGGGCACTACCGCTGTGGTTCGTGGCCGACTGATGGAATTGCTTGCCGCCGAAGCTTTGCCCCCCGAGGAATGCGATCATGCATTTGTCATCGGTGTCTTCTCCTTGCTGGACAGCTTGCTGGGCATGCCGATGCCTGCAGCTCTGGCAAACCTGTCCTTGCCCAACTCCGTAACCCATGCCTTGCTTTACCAAACAGGTCCGTTAGCCGACTACTTAAAGCTCACACTGGCCTGTGAGAACGGTGACGATGAAGCTTTCGCCAAAGCGGCCCAGGCATTGCAATTGACCGAAAAGCAAATTAATTGGGCCCATCTCCAAGCGTTGGCTTGGGCGGAAACGCTAGGGCAAGAATAA
- the xerD gene encoding site-specific tyrosine recombinase XerD, translating into MVSDTASVDAFIDALWLEEGLSKNTLQAYRRDLTLFAGHLTPKPLYGAQEHDLQAYFAARHAETKATTANRRLTVLKRFFRWALREGHIAQDPTLKLQAAKQALRVPKTLTEAQVEALLNAPDTNEALGIRDKAMLELLYASGLRVSELVTLRMVQLGLNEGVLRVTGKGSKERLVPFGEVAGLWLSRYLAGPRAELLAAKQSADVFVTVRGSKSGTAMSRIMFWGLVKRYALQAGIRVPLSPHTLRHAFATHLLNHGADLRSVQMLLGHADISTTTIYTHIARDRLASLHAQHHPRG; encoded by the coding sequence TTGGTGAGTGACACGGCATCAGTGGATGCATTCATTGATGCCCTGTGGCTGGAGGAGGGGCTCTCCAAAAACACGTTGCAGGCTTACCGGCGTGACCTGACCCTTTTTGCGGGACATTTGACACCAAAGCCCTTGTATGGCGCTCAGGAGCATGACCTGCAAGCTTATTTCGCGGCACGGCATGCCGAGACGAAAGCCACAACCGCAAATCGCCGGCTGACGGTTCTCAAACGGTTCTTTCGTTGGGCATTGCGGGAAGGGCACATCGCCCAAGATCCGACCTTGAAGTTGCAAGCCGCCAAACAAGCCCTGCGCGTACCCAAGACCTTGACGGAGGCACAGGTTGAAGCGCTGTTGAATGCTCCAGACACCAACGAGGCCTTGGGTATTCGGGATAAAGCCATGTTGGAGCTCCTCTACGCCAGCGGCCTGCGCGTGAGTGAATTGGTGACTTTGAGGATGGTGCAACTGGGCCTGAACGAAGGCGTGTTGCGGGTGACCGGCAAAGGTTCCAAAGAGCGCTTGGTGCCCTTTGGCGAAGTCGCCGGCCTCTGGCTGAGTCGCTATCTGGCTGGTCCCCGGGCGGAGTTGCTTGCCGCTAAGCAAAGCGCAGATGTTTTTGTGACAGTGCGGGGCTCCAAATCCGGTACAGCCATGTCTCGCATCATGTTCTGGGGTCTGGTCAAGCGCTACGCTCTGCAGGCCGGTATTCGGGTGCCGCTGTCACCGCACACCCTGCGCCATGCTTTTGCGACGCACCTTTTGAACCATGGAGCAGACTTGCGTTCGGTGCAGATGCTTCTGGGGCATGCTGATATCTCTACGACCACCATTTACACACACATTGCCCGGGACCGCTTGGCCTCGCTGCACGCACAGCACCATCCGAGGGGCTAA
- a CDS encoding tripartite tricarboxylate transporter substrate binding protein BugE, whose protein sequence is MYRRVLLACGLVAVSGAVMAQGYPNKVIKLQVPFAPGGTTDIVARIIADPLGKVLGQSVIVENKAGGGGVVGANETAKSAPDGYSLGVATVSTVAANPAINPKNPYNPLTDFTPIINVAATPNVIAVHPSFPAKDYKSFLEEIKKNPGKYSYSSSGTGGIGHMQTELFKNLTGSFITHIPYRGAGPALNDTVGGQVPMIFDNLPSALPFITSNRLIPIVVAAPQRLSQMPNVPTFKEVGLEPVNRMAFYGIYGPKGLPKEVVDKVNAGVRKVLEDPAVRKRIEDTGSLVVGNTPEQFTAQIKAEYEVYKKVVDSAKLRLD, encoded by the coding sequence ATGTACCGTAGAGTGTTGCTGGCGTGTGGTCTTGTGGCTGTTTCTGGAGCAGTCATGGCGCAGGGTTATCCCAACAAGGTGATCAAACTCCAGGTGCCTTTTGCGCCGGGCGGGACGACGGACATTGTGGCGCGCATCATTGCGGACCCATTGGGCAAAGTGCTTGGGCAAAGTGTGATCGTGGAAAACAAGGCAGGCGGAGGTGGCGTCGTTGGTGCTAACGAAACCGCAAAGTCAGCCCCGGATGGCTATTCGCTGGGGGTGGCAACGGTATCTACAGTGGCGGCCAATCCCGCCATCAATCCTAAAAATCCGTACAACCCTTTGACGGATTTCACCCCTATCATCAATGTGGCGGCAACACCTAATGTGATTGCGGTGCACCCTAGTTTCCCCGCCAAAGACTACAAGTCCTTTTTGGAAGAAATCAAGAAGAACCCGGGCAAGTACTCTTATTCCTCGTCAGGCACGGGCGGTATCGGCCACATGCAGACCGAATTGTTCAAAAATCTGACCGGTTCATTTATTACCCATATTCCTTACCGCGGCGCCGGCCCGGCACTCAATGACACCGTGGGTGGACAGGTTCCGATGATTTTCGATAACCTGCCCTCCGCGCTCCCATTCATCACCTCAAACCGCTTGATTCCCATTGTGGTGGCTGCTCCGCAGCGCCTGAGCCAAATGCCCAATGTGCCCACTTTCAAGGAAGTCGGGCTGGAACCGGTAAACCGCATGGCCTTTTACGGTATTTACGGCCCCAAGGGATTGCCCAAAGAGGTGGTGGACAAGGTGAATGCTGGTGTGCGCAAAGTGTTGGAAGACCCCGCTGTGCGCAAGCGCATCGAGGATACCGGCTCGCTGGTCGTCGGAAATACGCCTGAGCAATTCACCGCGCAGATCAAGGCAGAGTATGAGGTTTACAAAAAAGTGGTGGATTCCGCCAAGTTGCGTTTGGACTGA
- a CDS encoding AEC family transporter, whose product MNYAQLLFPDFSLILLGYLVCRFTQLNRPLWEKVEALVYYLLFPVLLFHSIVKSPLDLQLASKLMAAGWTLGFAGIALAYLLPHTPFLKRYIPGPDHAASAQIAFRFNSFIGLAIAERLAGPQGLQLIAVLIGVCVPLFNVAAVWPMARHAQRGFLGELVRNPLIVATVAGLISNLAGFRMPVWLEPTVTRLGAASLAMGLMAAGAGMQFGALARAKTLAVSVLTIRHLITPVIALLVSRLFALDTTQTTMLLAFSALPTASSCYVLAARMGYDGAYVAGLVTLSTLLGVVSLPFALGVLRAI is encoded by the coding sequence GTGAACTACGCTCAGCTCCTTTTCCCCGATTTTTCGCTCATTCTTCTCGGATATCTGGTGTGCCGGTTTACCCAGCTCAACCGCCCGCTTTGGGAAAAGGTAGAGGCTCTGGTGTACTACCTGTTGTTTCCGGTGCTGCTGTTTCACTCCATTGTGAAAAGCCCGCTGGATTTGCAACTGGCCTCCAAACTGATGGCTGCCGGCTGGACCTTGGGCTTTGCCGGTATTGCACTGGCTTACCTGTTGCCCCACACCCCTTTCTTGAAGCGCTACATCCCTGGCCCCGACCATGCGGCCAGTGCCCAAATTGCATTCCGATTCAATTCTTTCATCGGTTTAGCCATTGCAGAACGTCTTGCAGGTCCACAGGGGTTGCAACTGATCGCGGTACTGATCGGTGTCTGCGTTCCCCTTTTTAACGTCGCCGCCGTCTGGCCCATGGCCCGTCACGCTCAGCGTGGCTTTTTGGGTGAACTGGTGCGCAACCCCCTCATAGTTGCTACGGTCGCCGGACTGATCAGCAACCTCGCCGGCTTTCGCATGCCGGTGTGGTTGGAACCCACTGTCACCCGTCTGGGTGCTGCATCTTTGGCCATGGGATTGATGGCCGCAGGTGCAGGCATGCAATTCGGCGCTCTGGCGCGGGCCAAGACCCTCGCAGTATCCGTGTTGACGATCCGTCACCTGATTACCCCGGTGATCGCACTGTTGGTGTCCCGTTTGTTTGCACTGGACACCACACAAACCACCATGCTTCTCGCTTTCTCCGCGCTACCCACAGCATCCAGCTGCTATGTGCTCGCCGCACGCATGGGTTACGACGGTGCTTATGTCGCCGGGTTGGTCACCCTATCAACCCTGCTCGGGGTGGTGAGCCTTCCCTTTGCCCTGGGCGTGTTGCGAGCCATTTAG
- a CDS encoding M14 family zinc carboxypeptidase gives MLHSPLPALAELERILQLAGDRVDVRVAHEVALDGGTLPVYVISMGNPAPEVPAVGFFGGVHGLERIGTEVVLEFLNSLVMRMAWDHTFHQQLETMRIVFMPLVNPGGMQRGTRANPAGVDLMRNAPLDAVEPVPAWVGGQRVSARLPWYRGAEGQAMQPEAAALCEVVERELSHRAFSMSVDCHSGFGVRDRLWFPYAHTRQPMSHLAEMYVLQRMYRQSYTHHPYVFEPQSLQYLTHGDLWDHLHTRLADPVQQVFLPLTLEMGSWLWIKKNPRQIFSRYGIFNPLIGHRQQRVLRRHVTLLDFLARAACSASSWLPKGSYRHATHAEALQLWYE, from the coding sequence TTGCTGCATTCCCCCTTGCCGGCCTTGGCAGAACTTGAACGCATTCTTCAGCTCGCAGGTGACCGGGTAGATGTGCGGGTGGCCCACGAAGTCGCGCTCGATGGAGGCACCTTGCCTGTATATGTGATCTCCATGGGTAACCCTGCTCCGGAAGTGCCCGCCGTCGGTTTCTTCGGTGGCGTGCATGGCCTGGAGCGCATCGGCACCGAAGTGGTGTTGGAGTTTCTCAACAGCCTCGTCATGCGCATGGCGTGGGACCACACCTTTCACCAGCAGTTGGAAACCATGCGCATCGTCTTCATGCCCCTGGTCAATCCGGGTGGCATGCAGCGGGGTACCCGCGCCAACCCTGCGGGTGTGGACCTGATGCGCAATGCTCCGCTGGATGCGGTGGAGCCGGTGCCCGCGTGGGTAGGCGGTCAGCGTGTCAGCGCGCGGCTGCCATGGTACCGGGGAGCCGAAGGCCAGGCTATGCAACCGGAGGCTGCCGCCCTGTGTGAAGTCGTGGAGCGGGAGCTCAGCCACCGGGCGTTCAGCATGTCGGTGGACTGCCATTCAGGTTTCGGGGTGAGGGACCGTTTGTGGTTTCCGTATGCCCACACGCGACAGCCCATGTCGCACTTGGCGGAAATGTACGTGCTGCAACGCATGTACCGCCAGAGCTACACCCATCACCCCTATGTGTTCGAGCCCCAAAGCCTGCAGTACCTCACCCATGGAGACCTGTGGGACCATTTGCACACGCGACTTGCAGACCCAGTGCAACAGGTGTTTTTGCCACTGACGTTGGAGATGGGTTCCTGGCTATGGATCAAGAAGAACCCGCGCCAGATCTTCAGCCGATACGGCATCTTCAATCCATTGATAGGGCATCGCCAGCAGCGGGTGCTACGCCGGCATGTGACCCTGCTGGACTTTCTGGCTCGTGCTGCTTGCAGTGCCTCTAGCTGGTTGCCTAAGGGGAGCTATCGCCATGCCACGCATGCCGAAGCCTTACAACTCTGGTACGAGTAA
- a CDS encoding MBL fold metallo-hydrolase: MRKRQLLWLIPATLIAAAATLAWQLSHPPGLAAVQSLFWQKAAPAGSPLKVSFLGVATVLLDDGETALLTDGFFSRPDKMTVFLRKVSPDTQAIADGLQRARITLAGATGSKLAAIFPLHSHYDHAMDAPEVAKLTGAVLMGSSSTLMVGKGWGLDDKQMQLAELRKPYRFGRFTVTLYPALHTPTGFTGGVIESPLVPPVRATDYKEGQSYAMVVEHDGHTLLITGTAGFVPGALQGVKADVVLLGIGAMGPRSAEHKLAYWNETAVAVGAKRVIPIHWDDFWIPSTLPMQPMPKPLDDFDASMAFLQNQGATQGVDIRMPAAWTPMDVWEDLRR, translated from the coding sequence ATGCGCAAACGACAACTTCTTTGGCTGATTCCCGCCACCCTGATAGCGGCAGCCGCCACGTTGGCGTGGCAACTGAGCCATCCCCCCGGACTCGCTGCAGTTCAAAGCCTTTTTTGGCAGAAGGCCGCTCCGGCCGGCTCTCCTCTCAAAGTCAGTTTTCTGGGCGTCGCAACTGTCTTGCTGGACGATGGTGAGACAGCTCTGTTGACCGACGGTTTCTTCTCCCGCCCCGACAAAATGACCGTCTTCCTGCGCAAAGTGTCACCTGACACACAGGCGATTGCAGACGGTTTGCAACGCGCACGCATCACGCTGGCTGGAGCCACGGGCAGCAAGCTGGCAGCAATCTTCCCCCTGCACTCCCACTACGACCACGCCATGGATGCGCCCGAAGTTGCCAAACTTACCGGCGCTGTGTTGATGGGCTCCAGTTCCACCCTCATGGTGGGGAAAGGCTGGGGCCTCGACGACAAACAAATGCAACTGGCTGAACTGCGCAAGCCCTACCGCTTCGGCCGCTTCACCGTGACGCTCTACCCTGCCCTGCACACGCCCACCGGCTTCACAGGTGGCGTCATCGAGAGCCCCCTGGTCCCGCCTGTGCGAGCCACAGACTACAAAGAAGGACAAAGCTACGCGATGGTGGTAGAGCACGATGGACACACGTTGCTGATCACCGGCACCGCCGGCTTTGTGCCGGGCGCCTTGCAAGGCGTAAAGGCTGATGTGGTGCTGCTCGGAATTGGTGCCATGGGGCCGCGCAGCGCGGAGCACAAACTCGCCTACTGGAACGAAACCGCAGTGGCGGTCGGGGCCAAGCGCGTGATTCCCATCCATTGGGATGATTTCTGGATTCCCTCCACCTTGCCCATGCAGCCTATGCCCAAACCACTGGATGACTTTGATGCATCCATGGCTTTCCTGCAAAACCAAGGCGCAACGCAAGGGGTCGATATCCGCATGCCCGCGGCTTGGACGCCGATGGACGTCTGGGAAGATTTGAGACGCTAG
- a CDS encoding isochorismatase family protein, with protein MSDYDLLIIDPQNDFLDIEGAALPVHGANADMHRLADWLTQHAERVRHITVTLDSHASVGVERTTFWQQADGGDVAPFTLITAEQVQQGVYRPRHAALTDEVLSYLQALETTGQRQLIVWPVHCVLGTWGHNIHSGLSEAIAAWELQTGRVCHKVLKGQNPLTEQYSAFKAEVPRPDDERTLLNRPLMQALSAQGATLLVAGEALSHCVAASVTDLMQELPVERLRQTVLLTDCMSPVSGFETAGADFLEGARAAGLQTRSLVELA; from the coding sequence ATGTCTGATTACGACTTGTTGATCATCGACCCCCAGAACGACTTTTTGGACATTGAGGGTGCGGCTTTGCCGGTGCACGGTGCAAATGCAGACATGCACCGGCTCGCAGACTGGCTGACCCAGCACGCAGAGCGAGTTCGCCACATCACCGTAACCCTCGATTCGCACGCCAGTGTGGGTGTGGAGCGCACCACTTTCTGGCAGCAGGCGGATGGCGGTGATGTGGCTCCATTCACACTGATCACAGCCGAACAGGTTCAGCAGGGTGTATACCGTCCGAGGCACGCTGCGTTAACAGATGAGGTGCTGAGTTATCTGCAGGCTTTGGAGACGACAGGCCAGCGCCAACTCATCGTCTGGCCGGTGCATTGTGTGCTGGGCACCTGGGGTCACAACATCCACAGTGGATTGAGCGAGGCTATCGCCGCCTGGGAACTGCAGACCGGGCGGGTCTGCCACAAGGTGCTCAAAGGCCAGAACCCGCTGACCGAGCAGTACAGTGCCTTCAAGGCCGAGGTGCCGCGACCGGACGACGAACGTACCTTGCTCAATCGGCCGCTGATGCAGGCGCTGTCTGCGCAAGGCGCTACGCTTTTGGTAGCGGGGGAGGCTTTGAGTCATTGCGTGGCGGCTTCTGTGACGGACCTGATGCAAGAGTTGCCGGTGGAGCGTCTGCGTCAGACGGTGCTCCTCACCGATTGCATGAGTCCCGTCTCCGGCTTTGAGACCGCCGGCGCCGACTTCCTGGAGGGAGCCCGGGCTGCGGGTTTACAGACACGGTCCTTGGTAGAGTTGGCGTAA